CAACAAGCCCTTGTCCTCCCACTGCTTCTATTTGATGGTGGATGATAACAACGACCACAAAGGGTAAGTTAATCGACATGGTTTACATTAAGTAATTAGATATTTAGCATCTATTAGATCACCACTAAACGTTATCTTTGCATTCTAGTAGAATACAGTTATTTCATGAAATGATCTCGAGGTTTCACAAAATTCATGAAATTTCCTCATATTTTTCCTAATGCACCTACCTAATATCTCAGAGATTTGCCAAAATGTATCAAACGCCTTTAACATTATAGGTGCTGCATTACTTTAAGTCCGATTTCGCATTCAAATGATGACTTGTAATCTTATTATATGTGGGCCATTTTGTGACTAGGCCTTTAAGTGTCACGACTTTTATGGTTAGACAACCATAATCATGTACTCACATTTGTTAATTAGAGGTCACTTGAACCAAAATGGAAGTTATAACTTGTAACTTAGATTGAggagaattttttattttatttattaaatcacGGTTTGATTTGAGTGTACCTTTTGTAAGTGAAAAGGGGTTAATTAGATTTtaaaaaagtttaaacaaatgaTTACCAACTTCTGAACTTCATATAAGGTACTTTATTGTGAAATTGTATAGATTAGCTCACACAAGTTCAACAGAGGAAGATACAGAACCAAGTTGTTTGTTCCGGACCTGCACTCGAGATAGGAATCCAGAAAAACTCAACCCCCATAACAATTGTCAGCAGTTTCAGATCTTGAGAAAGAAGGCTGGCCGTTTTTCAGCCAAGTGTGTTGATCCTGAAGGTCGTCCTCCCATGTTCTTGAGGAGACTAGGATGGAACATCCATGCCTCAAAGCCTAAGATCACGTTAGGTGAGGCGGATGGCCTCAACCCCATACTCAGGTCACAACATCCAGATTTTGATTTCCCATTATCAACCGAGTATTCACAGTCGATGACTGTTGGGAAATGGTATTGTCCTTACATGTTTATTGAGGAGGGGACCGTGAAAGGACAAATGGAAAGGTCTCCGTTCTATGAAATGACATTAGAACAACAATGGGAGAGGATATTTTCAtgtgaaagagaaagagaaagagaaagagaaagcgaTGATAATTCAGTGTGTGTACGTGTTGTGCTTCCTACTGAACTTGTCAAGATATCTTGGATAGATGTTGTTTCTCAAAGAGACGAGACTAACAACCGGATGTGGTTTTGGGGTATGAACAAGATAGGATCACAAACGCGGATAGGGTTGAGTTTGGTGATCATAGAAAGAATCATGTGGGAGCAAGAAAGAGTAGGGTGGGTTGCAGGGAACGATAAGCAAGTGATGGTTGCTAGAACGGAGACATATACCGGAGGAGATTTGTGGCAAAAGTTCAGTTGTTATGTGCTTGTGGAACGCTTTGTGCTGAAAAGGTTAGATGGAAGCTTAGTGTTAACCTACGAGTTCAAACATACTCATCGAATCAAATGCAAATGGGAATGAATCTCCTTCACTAAACTTGCTcttccttaattttttttttcaagtacAGGAGTGTGTATTCTATATAATATTACGTGTTTGGCGATTGTAAATAGATGTGGTATActggtatgttttttttttttttttttttttttttttttttacggggAATGAAGAACAATTTCATTTATAATCAGCCATACGGCATCTACAATGATAAAGTAGATCTGCATACCACATATTCAAAGAAAATACGTAACTAttacaatcaaaacaattactattctaCATCATAAAGCACATCTCGTACTCCACCGCTTCTAGCTTAACGCGAGCAGTGATTTTTGATGTTTTCGCATTTTCCAAGTAGAGCCCTTCGCAATTTGCGCACGAATTGTTCTGAtcgacgagttgatgataaactctaaacctgtatgaatccaaatctccttcccaattattgaaaccctaaaaaaattccCTTACATgtatgagaatcaagaacctagaaaactctaggaaaaccccaaataaattgggaacaacccaaaaataaattgggaacgaatcaacagaaaacaaaaccaaaacaaGACAAGGGTaaaaaatagtctaatttccgaagaaattagactattttcgGCCTAAGCGGTAAAGaaaattgaaaccctaaaagatgatagagaagagagaaagaggagggtGAGAGGGTAGCGGCGATGTAAGTATTTGTTTCTTGTGGTATGTTCTTTCTTTAACTGTGTATAAGTTTTTTGTTTGCCATCTCTATGTTATAAAGGAACTCATAAGGGCAATTTAATAATTGCATGTTTTTTTGTGTCTCCCTATGGAATAGACTATACCTtaatgataatttaaattaaaagaaaacataaaactaatttcattaattatttCGATCATGCTAAAACATAACGTGCTATAAATGTTATATTATCCTTTTCCAATCAAATATTCAGTCACTCTATTATGTTGATTCATTATCTTAATCATGCCCAAAACTCACCTATAATTCCCTTAAGTAACAAAATACTCTAAATATTCCAATCAAATAATAAGTCAttaggaaagaaaagaaaaaagtaaaTAAGTATCCCAATAATATCTCAAAATTTCCATATCATCCTAATCACATATCTCAATAGCGATTAAGTTATGATATCAACAAAACAGTAAAACACGAAAACTTAAGTAAAGGAAGGTAAACTTATGAgagcaaaaaaaacaaaaagctgCAAATCGTATCAAAGAAAATTGTCTCCACTTAAGGAAATTACAATTATGCAAATCATACATGTCGCCATAAcgcactactagaaaaagggtTTTTAACGACAAACTTTTTCGTCGTTATAAGTCTCAAAAGTCGTCGTTAAAACATTTAACGACGAACAAAGTTCGTCGTGTTTTTTGTCGTAATAGCTCCCGACGTTATTAGTATTAACGTCAACGTTCGTCGTGAATTTTACACGACAAAATtattgttcgtcgttatttattaacgacaaaaaggttgttcgtcgttatttattaacgacaaaaaggTTGTTCGTCGTTATTATGTATTCAATGACGTCAAACAAACAGCAAATAACGACCAACAGAGTTGACGTAAAAAGAGAATCAAATGGAcgcaataattttaattatcgtcctacaacgacaaaatatttcgacgttaatgtgactaaaataaatatatagtttgtcgtaaatatgaaaaatatatgTAACCTGCCATTCATTCAAAACCATAAAAAGTATATAGAATAATATactaaatttatattaattaacgtaattaATCACAAAAGATTTTTAATAAACAAATTCAATGTGAGTCAAAACAACCAAACTAATAAGATCAAATATATATAACTTGGTCCATACTAAGAATTAAATCTCAAAGATTCCttgttcttaaaaaaaaaagtaagaaaatAAGATTACTGAA
This genomic stretch from Spinacia oleracea cultivar Varoflay chromosome 3, BTI_SOV_V1, whole genome shotgun sequence harbors:
- the LOC110805419 gene encoding uncharacterized protein, which produces MYMTRPLSLFKSRSRLLSTPVEGPGSGYLVLEGEEDIQYVRSSSGQEMIDEALMDLPFPQNRILTVNFTYGSGPYGKYTEKHNVLFIPVINKPLSSHCFYLMVDDNNDHKGLAHTSSTEEDTEPSCLFRTCTRDRNPEKLNPHNNCQQFQILRKKAGRFSAKCVDPEGRPPMFLRRLGWNIHASKPKITLGEADGLNPILRSQHPDFDFPLSTEYSQSMTVGKWYCPYMFIEEGTVKGQMERSPFYEMTLEQQWERIFSCERERERERESDDNSVCVRVVLPTELVKISWIDVVSQRDETNNRMWFWGMNKIGSQTRIGLSLVIIERIMWEQERVGWVAGNDKQVMVARTETYTGGDLWQKFSCYVLVERFVLKRLDGSLVLTYEFKHTHRIKCKWE